The Ignavibacteriota bacterium region AGGTCACGCCGATTTGCCACGCATCCCCGTTGGGCCCGACGCCCGGCCCGAGAATGCGCCCGAGACTCGTGAAATTATCGTCACGCGAGCGGCCATGACTGAACACGTAGGGCTCGACGCGGGTGTACTCCACCATCAGGTCGGTGTTGGGCAGAGTGAAGGGATCGGCCCAGTGAACACCCACCTGCCAGGCATACCGGTCCGTCCAGAGATCCGAGAACATATCCGGCACGTTGATGTCATCATACAGGATCGTCCCGGTGAACTGAACATTCGGGATGAATCGGGTCTTGAGGTCGAAGACCCACATGACGTTGTCGCGCTCTCCCCGTGAGCGTTGGGTGGATTCGATCAACGACAAGGGGGTGAGGTAGGCCAGATCAACGGACCGGTTGCTGTACACGACCATTTCCTGGAAACCGATATCGATGATCCCGGGGAACGAAAGGCCGAAGCGGTGGGCGGCAAAGTACTTGTCCGAGATCACCGGCTCGCTGTGACTTGTCGAGGAGTCGTTGCCGATCATGAAGAAGACACGGGATTCTGTACCGAGGATCCAGGCATGGATGAAGGAGTACCTGAACACGCCGTACGTCAGATCGGCCCGGAGGTAGTCGAACGCGCGGGGATGGTCCGAGAGGACCATCTTCTCTCCGAACACACTGTTCCCCCAGAGCACGCGGTCGCGCCCGATCTGCGCCGACAGGAAACCCGCATCATACCGGACGGAACCTTCCGCGAGATCAAAATTCTGTATGTTCCCCACACCGAGTGCGTGGCTCTGCGCGATCCGTTCATCCCGGAAGAGCAGGTCGCGACTCCCCCAGAACTGCGCATTGGTCATGCGGAAACTGTAGCCCAGATGGCCGAGGAGCGTGCCGCGGGCGCGGATGCCTGCCTCCAGGTATTGCGCCCCCGAACTCCCGAAGGCATCTCCCGAGATCCTTCGCGTGTCGAAGGACACCAGCGCATTGGCGAACAGCGTGACGGCACTGTCGGCATGGAGGACAGCCACGCGCTCGCGGCCGGGATGTATCCCTGACCCGACGGAATCCACCCTGTCGCCGGACGCACTGATGAGTGCATCGAACCGGGAGACGGATCCGGTGATATCGTAATGGTACTCGGAGAGAAGATCGTCGAGTCTGTCCCGCTCCACCGCGGAGAGGACGGCACGGGATGCATCGATGGTTGTCAGGTAGCGCGCAACGGCAGCCCGGGAGATCGGCAGGACGACATCGTCAAAACTCCTGAGGACGCCTTTCACCTCCATGGTCTTCAGGAACCACATCACCGGATCATGCGCCGGAACATTCTCGGCCTGGGAGAAGGCGGGGGCATGCATCGAGCCCAGAGCCCAAACCAGAAGCACCGCTATGCAGCATACCCTCTTCATAGTCACCATGAACTCTCCCTCGTGCAAATTAAGAATCAAGAATTCTTAGTTCTTCATTCTTAATTAGAAGTACAAGCCGTACCACACCGCGTTTCCCGGCCCGATCCTCACCGCAGGCATCGGGAGATGCAGGAAGTTCAATGCCTCCCCCAATGTTCTCAGGAACCATGTGCTGCGGGGAATGATGAAGCGGAAATCAAGTTCCGGGGCAAGATACCACGCCAGATACCTGTTGTCACTCACGTTGTCGCGCACGGCCATCCCCACGGCGATCCCGAGGAAATCTGGCCACCACCGATCCGCCGCGGGGAACCATGAATGCGGCGTTACCGTGATCCAGAAGGTCTGCCCCTCGTAGTCATCGATGATCGTCTTCGTCTGTCCCGCGATGGCTGACGGAGCTCCCGCATCCTTTGGATAGTAGCTGAAGCGGAGTTGCACATTCTTCAGCTCGGGGACGTAGTGTTGCAGCACAGGGTACCAGGCCCCGGCCAGATCCGCGGCGAAGTCCACCCGATCGAACCCCCAGAATTCGGAGTACCCGTCCTCGATCTCCACGTACGTCTGAAACACTGTGGCACCGGTCGCCCCCCAGACGAGAGAACTGCCTTCCGAGAGGTTGGCCCACTGCAAGGACTTGCTGAAGAGGAAGGTCATGACCGAGGCACCGTACAGGTGACCGATCTTGTCAACGTTGGAGGCGTACGTGAGGTCTTCGCGGAAATGAAAACTTGTCCGATGCTCCTTCCACCAGGCATTCTGCTGGTAGAGGTGGATCGCCGTGATGCCGGCGGCGGCAGTTCCCGCGACGATCGCCAGGCGCGTGCCGTTCACTCCGGTGCTATCGTCGTCCGGCTGCGGCACCGCGAGCGCATCCGGAAGGACGAGTGACAGCACGATGAGGACGACGGCGGTACGGATGGGCATTCCGATTCTGTGGATCAGTGATGCCCTCAAAGTAGCGGATTCATGTGAGAAGGTCAATCGTTCCTCCCCTTCTCCGCCATCTGTTCCGGGGCCAGGTTCCTGCCCGCTACACCCTCAGGAAGACCTTGTTCCTGTACAGAATGTACAGGAATCCCAGCTTCAAGGACAACAATGCTGCGGCGAACCAGAATGGTGCCCAGGGCGCACCGATGATCCGGAGAAGTCCCCCCAGGAAATACTGCACGGTCGTGTCATAGTTGATCATCCCCGCCTGCGTCAGGTAGAGTGTCAGAGGATTCACCCCGATCAGGACGAAGAGAAATGCCCACTTCTTCCAGCCGATGACATCCATGACCGCGTAGAAGACCGAAAGGAGTATCAGGCTCCACCCCCCCGTCACAAGCACGAACGAACTGGTCCAGATGTTCTTGATAACGGGGAACACCATCCCCCACAGATGGCCGAGCAGGAGGAGGGCAATGCCGGCCCCGGCCATCATCCCGGCCTTCCGCCATTGCCCCACATCCGTGCGCATCAGCAGATGCCCCGTGAGCGCACCGAGCAAGGCGGTGGACACGGCAGGGATCGTCGAGAGGATCCCCTCCGGATCATAGATCGTGAACCAGAGCTTTCCGGGAAGCAGGAGCCGGTCGACATATCCTACGATGCTCCCCTCCGGCGTGATCACCCCGGCCCCGATCCCGGGGACCGGGACGAGGGCGACGACCGCCCAATAGCCGAGGAGGATCGCACCGGCGATGACGGACTGGATCTTTGGCGAGGCATGGGTGACGATCAGCGCAGCGAAATAGTATCCAAGGCCGATCCGCGCAAGCACGCTCGCGTAGCGCGTGTTCGGCCAGTCGAAGTTGAAGAATCCGTTGTACATCATGCCCAGCGCGATCAGCAGAAGCGCGCGACGCGTGAAGCGCCAGAAGAGCGAGGCGGAGCCTTCGCCGCGAGACCGGCGGCGGGACACCGCGAACGGGATCGTGACACCGGAAATGAACAGGAACATCGGAAAGATCAGGTCGTAGAAGTGGAATCCTTCCCACGGCACGTGTTCCATCTGCTCCGTCGCCGCATGAAGAATGGACCATCCGGTGATGTCGCGGAGTGCGGACAGCAGCATGTCGCCGCCGGAGATCCAGAGCATATCGAATCCCCGCAATGCATCAAGTGAGTCGAGACGCCCGGTGGGCGCTACGTCGTGTGCCATGGGTCAATCCTGTGCAGGAGGAACGGAAGGCGTGCAGTCAGATGACAGAAGGATAGCGGGAAAAACGGAAATTGTCAAGCAGCTCCGGCGGAGCCGTGCCGGCGATGGGCGTGGGATCCCGGCATGACACCGGGATCCCGCTCCTCTCAATTCGTCATCGCTGTGGGCAGGTCGAGGCGGTAGTGTGTGCCGGCGTCTTCAATGCACGACAGCGTCGCACCGACGTCCTCCACGAGAGCGGTCACGAGCGTGAGCCCGATCCCCGACGCTGCTGGTTTCACACTGCTGCGGCCGCATCCATCATCATGGATGCACAGCGTCAACCCGCCGGCATCGCCACGGAGGAGCGTGACCGTGACGGTCCCCTTTGCGCTCCCTTTGAAGGCGTGCATGAATGCATTCGTGATGAGTTCATGGGCGATCATCCCGAGCGGCACGGCGAGATCGATGCCGAGGGCCAGACGCTCCCCCGTGACGCTCCAGGACACCGATTCCATGTTGAAGATCGAGCTGATCTCGCTCGCCAGATTCTCCAGGTAGCGCGTGAAATCGATGCTCCCGAGATCGTCGGATCGGTACAGTGCTTCGTGTACCATGGCCATGGAGCGGATCCGGCCCGTGGCCCGAACGAAGGGGGCCCGCACGGCGATGCTCGTGATGTTCATGGCCTGCATATTGAGGACGCTGGAGATGATCTGCAGATTGTTCTTGACCCTGTGGTGGATCTCCTTGAGCATAAGTTCCTTCTCGCGCACGAGGGAGGCCACGAGCTCCACCGCATCCCGGCGTTCATGGATGTCTCCGTTCGTCGCCTGCGCCAGAAGTGCCGCCAGGGATTCCTGGGAGGACGCAAGCTGGTGGGCAACATGCGCTTTCTCCTCGGTCAGGTTGTAGCGGTCCACAGATTCCTGAATGAGTATGCGCAACAGCGCGTCGTTCCAGGGCTTCGCAATATACGAAGCGATGCCCGCCACGTTGATCGCACGGGTGGTGTCGGCGTGGTCCACGAATCCGGTGACCATAACGCGGACCGTCGACGGATGGCGATGCGCGACGGCCTCGAGCACTTTGACGCCGTCCATTCCCGGCATCCGCTGATCGGACAACACGATGGCGAACGGGCCGTGTTCATCGAGCATGGAACCGATCTGCGTCGGATCCTGCAGCGTATGGATCTCGACCCCTTCTTTGCGGAGCAACAGGCCAAACACCGTGAGCAGCGCCTGTTCGTCATCCACGTACAGCACGCGTGTATTGCGTTTGTAAGGTTCCATGGTCAATCCCCGGCTCCCTCCGGATCACCCCTGGACCTTCACCCGCACCATCGCGGGGAGAGGGTCCTTCAGATGCCACTGCTTGAGAATGTTGATCGACATGACGGTCATGGACGTCCCTGCACGCATCAGCACTTGCTTCTCCGAGCTCAAGACATCTTCGAGAAGCACCATGCCGGGCTTCAAGTCCTCGATACCGAGGTCGGCGCTCGTTCCGTCCGGCGATGCGGATTCCGGCCGCTTGAGCATCCGGTTGATCAGATTCGTGTCGAACATCGCCGGCTGACGCAGCATCCAATCAAGGATCTCGCGGCCCCGGAACTTGTCGGTGGTCTTCTTGTCCAGTTCCACGAGGATGTGCAACATACGCGCTCCAAGCGGGAGCTTCTCGCCGGCCACGAGTTCGTCGGCGGGTTCCCCGCTCCCGTCGAAGTTCTTGCCATGCAGGCGCAGCATGCGCGCCACATTCTCGAACCCCGGGATCTCTTTGACCAATCCCGCGGCGATAAGATGGTGAGCACGCACGGCAGGGAAACGCTCGAGAGAATTGAATCCCTGCTTGTTCAGCGTCACCTGGATCCAGGGTGGCAATGCCGCCACCCCGAGGAACGCCAGATCGAGGGCGATCGTGATCTCCCGGCGCTCTCCCTCCGGGATCTCCGGCATCATCTCCAGGAAGGCGCGACCGAGTTGACGTACGCGCATAGCACGCGTGCCGGCGTCGGGATTCAGTGTCTGGATCATGTCACCAAGGAGCCGTACGGTACCCGCCACCGTACCGTCAAGGGCCTCCTTCAGCGATCCATTTGCCACCTTCAACGCCTCCAGCAGGTAGGCATTCTCCCCTGCCAGATTGTAGCGGTGTACCGACTCCCGCACCAGGGCCTTCAGGTGGTCATCGTTCCATGGTTTGGAGATATAGGAGGTGATGCCACCGACATTGATCGCGCGAAGCGTGTCGTTGTGGTCCGCAAAGCCGGTGATCATCACGCGGATCGACGCAGGATGGATCCGCGCGGCGGCCTCGAGCACTCCCACACCGTCAAGCCCGGGCATTCGTTGATCCGAAAAGACGACGGCAAACGGACCGTTGTCGGTGAGCACCTGTTCGATCTTTGTGGAATCCTGCAGCGTGACCACCTCCACAGGCTCTTTCCGGAGCATCGCGTTGAAGGCCGATAGGAGGGCACCCTCGTCATCGACATAGAGTATGCGGTTGTTACGTTGATATGCTTCCATAGTCATCCTTCGTCCTTGACCTTAGCGGGTCGCTCCAGTTCCATTCATGATCCGGTCCCTCCACGGATCGACGAGTTCATCTACAGCGGGATCGTGCGGAAAAGCGGCATTCCCGCGTTGCAGGATGTCCGCAAGCTGCAGGATCTGCGGCAAGACCTGACCGCCCGTCCTCTTGTGATGCAACGACACTCCCGCGATGATCGGCCGCGGGAAATTCCAATACTCCAGGAGAGCTGCTCCAATGGCGTCGTGACCGCTCCCAAAGAACGCGTACTCCGCATTCCCATCCATGCCTGCGGCGTCGGAGCGTGAGGCACGATACTCCTTGTAGCGCGCAGGATCGTAGCACAGCAGAGCGACCTGACCGAGGTCCTGGAGCAACGATGCAACATACACCTCCTCCCGGACATCGCACTCCTGCCAGTGCTCGGCGATGTGCTTCGCGATGGAAGACCGGCTCACGGCCGCGTTCCACACACGCTCGATCTCCGCAATGCATTCCTGCTGAGCAGCACATGCGAATCCTTCAAATGCCTCGATCGCTGCAACAAGGCCTGCCACATACTCCGTGCCGATGAAGAACACGGCATCATGCACACTCGATACTGGCTTCCTGCTCCCGTAGTAGACCGAATTCGCGACGCGGAGGAGCTTGGCGACGATCGGCGGGCTCTTCTCTATCACATGCGCGATATCCGAGACCGAGCTGCCATCGCGCGTCAGCACTTCATGGACCTTTGTATGAAAGCCCGGAGGGGCGGGAAGCGTGGCAACCGTCCGCAGGATCTCCGACAACCGATCCTTGCGCTGCGTGCTGAGCTGCTCCAGCACATGCTGCACGAGGTCCCGCAGTCCGGCGTCCTCCCAGGGCTTCAGGACATAATGCTGCGCAAGGGACCTGGAGAGGGCGTCCATCACGACGCCCTTGTCCTCCTACCCACTCAGCATGATCCGCACCGCCTGCGGATTGATCCCCGATGCGTGGTTCAGGAATTCCGCGCCGGTCATCACCGGCATACGGAGATCCGAGATGATCACATCGGCCGGGATACCGCGGATGAACTCGAGGGCATCGGGGGCGCGCTGGAACGTATGTATCGAATACCCGGCACGCCGGAACAGACTCCGGAGGCTCGCCAGGATCGCCTCTTCGTCGTCAACGAAGACCACGACGGGGGCAAGGTGGGTCACTTTCGCCGCTTCATTGCGGGGCACCGTGGTCTCAGTCATGCTGCCTCCCCCGTACCTGCGTCACGTACAAGCGGAAGGGCTATCGTCATTGTCGTGCCCGACCCTACCACGGAATCGACCGTCAGGTTCCCGCCGTGTTTCTGTATGATCGTGGCGGAGATCCAGAGCCCCAATCCCGTCCCCTTCCCTACCGGTTTCGTGGTGAAGAACGGATCAAAGATGCGTTTGAGATGTTCCTCGGGTATACCGCTCCCGGTATCGGCGACCTGCACTACCAGGTTCCCGGCATCCTCCTTCGTTCGTAACGTGATGGTCCCCTTGTCCTTCAGGGCCTGCGCGGCATTCACCAGAAGATTCACAAGCACCTGCTTGATCTCGCCGATATTGCAGCTGATCCGCGGCACCTCTCCGTATTCCTTGACGATCGTGGCCTTGTACTTCAGCTCATTCCAGGTAAGATTGATCGTGTCGTCGAGTGCGGCGTTCATGTCCGCCTCAGCATAACTCTCCGTCGCCATGTGCGAGAAGCCGCGCAAGCGATCCACAATGCTCCGGATGCGTTCCGTCCCCTCGCTCGTGTGCGTCATGAGCACCGGGAAATTCGTCGCCGCGAACTCGACATCCGCCTGTTCCTCGGTCTTCGCGATGAGCATCAAGAGCGGCTGGAACTGCGGGTCCTGCTGCAGTTGAGCCTTCACCCCATCCCACGCCTTGAGCACACTGAGGACATCGCTGAAGTACTCGCCGAACCGATTCAAGTTGCTCGATACGAACGCCAGGGGGTTGTTGATCTCATGTGCGATCCCTGCGGTGAGTTGACCGATAGAGGCCATCTTCTCGGACTGGATCAGCCCTTCCTGCATCTGCCGGACCTCGGCGATGGTCTTCTCCAGGACGGCGTTGCGTTCACTGAGTTGATGCTCCAGTTCCTGACGCTGTTCGTCCTGAAGCTTTCTCTCCGTCATGTCGCGCACAAGAACGAGGAGTCGCGCCCCCGCGTCGTCCACAATGAGCGTCATCGAGGCATCCTTGAACCGCCAGAAGCCCTCTCCGGTGCGGAGCCGGAACTCGATCGATTGATGTCCATGCCCTTCGACAACCCTCGCGATCGCGTCACGAACACGTGAGACGTCGCCCGGGTGGATCAGGGAGAGATAGTCCTGACCCTCGACGGTATGAGGAGGAAGACCATCCTGAAGATGGGAAGGGCTCGCATATTCACACACCCCGGACGGGTCGATGATCGCGAGAAGGTCCGCGATGTTCTCGGAGACGAGCCGGAAGCGCTCCTCGCTTTGCCGCAACGCTTCCTTCGCCGCCTCCCGCTTTGAGATATCGCGGATCGCCGCCACGATGTAATCTCTGTCGAGATGGACGAGGTTGACACTGACCTCGGAGGGGAACGCGGATCCGTCCCGGCGCCGTTGGTGCCGGTGCACCATCGCTCCACCCTTCGATTGGAGGTCCGCAAGGAGCTGTGCGTAACGGTTGGCGTCCACGCTGTCATCAATGTCCGCCATCGTCCGCTGCAGGAATTCCTCCCGGCTGTACCCCAACGTCCGGAGCGCGGTTTCATTCGCATCGAGAAACGCCCGGATGCCGGATCGACGACCACGATCGAATCGTTCGAGTTGTCGATGAGCGCACGGAAGAGGCGCATCGACTCCTCCGCGCTGTGACGGTCCGTGATGTCCCGGCCGATCCCTACCAGCCCCGCAATGTTCCCTGCGGCGTCCCGGAAGGGTACCTTCGTGGAGAGCACCCATCGCCGGACACCTGAGCGATCGAGGATGGACATCTCATGGTCGATGATCCCTTCGCCGGTGCGCAGGACCTGTTGGTCTAAACGGGTGAACTCTGCGGCGAGTTCCTCTTCATAGAATGCGAAGTCATCCTTACCCAGGACCTCTGCTTCGGACGCGCAATGCAGATACTCACGAACCTCGGCGAGATTGGAGAGAAGTTTGCGCCCCTGCAGATCCTTGGCGTAGACAATATCCGGAAGACTGTCCACGACCGTCCGGAGCAGTGCCATCTTCTTTACGGTCTCGGTCTCCCACGCCTTCCGGTCGGTCACATCGCGCAGCACGCCCGTGTAGGCAGCGATGAGTCCGCTCTCCGTGATCGAGCCGGACCTGTCTTCGAGGCAAATGATCGTTCCATCCTTCCGGCGGAACCATCGCTCGTCATCCGCAACGGTCGGGGCACCTGAAACGGACACGTCCCCGGCAAGACCGCCGGAACCGGACCCGTGGTCCGGGTAGCGTCATCGAACGCGGCGCGCCCGCCCATGACGTGGATGTCCTCGAGCGTATAGCGGGTCAATGCTTCAAAAGCGGGGTTGACATAGGTATACTCTCCTGTCGTGGCGTCGATGCAATACAGCGCATCCTGAAGGCCATTGACGATCCTGGAGATCACCTGCTCACCCGTGTGTACAGTCTCTTGTAGCGCCACGTGCTACTCCCACTTGGACTGCGAGGTCCGCTGCATCCCGGGGATGGGTCGGCCCTTCGGTTCTCGGACATATGCGCAAGGAAGGACACTACCCCGGTCCCTGCGATGCACCCGGATCACAAATCTCTCCCGTTCGGCCCCATCACACTTCCCCACATACTATATCGCAATTCCTGTGCCAGTGGAAATCGTTGCACTCACACTCTTCCCTTCAAGCGGTACTTGAGGTGACGCATGGATTTTCGGTCAAGGAAATGGTATTTTGAGGCATTCACAACCTGACATAGCCGGCAATGAGATCATTGAACGTTCATCCACGCATTTCGGGTCGGGCCCTTGCGGCCCTGATCGGAGCTTTCTGCATAACCTTTTCCTTTTGGTCGGCGAGAGCCCAGGAAGGCGTGCCCGCGTCACATTGGTTTCCCCCCGGAACGGGTTTCACCCCGCTCTTCGCCAACCATGAGGAACCACGGATGGGCATCGCACAGGAGATCGGGACCTCCCGCATGAAGGTGGCCATCGGGAATGCCGTCGATGCCTACGAGCATCGCTGGGGTACCGATACGTTGCGCGTCTCCGCACTCTTCTTTGCCTACGCACTCGCGAACGACCACCGGGGCTACCGGTTGAAGATCGATGCCGCGGACGGATTCTTCGGACTCGGTCTCAGCCTGCATGGCGCCTCGGCCTGGAGCTTCCGCTTCCGATTCCTTCATCTGAGCGCACATATGGTCGATGGACACTACAACGACGATCTGGGAATGTGGCGTGACGGGAATGACCCATTCCCCTTCTCACGTAACTACGCAGAGGTCATTGCGGCCTATCACCATCGGTGGGGGGAGTGGCTTCTGCGGCCTTACGCAGGCATCACCTACGCGCCGATCGTCAAACCGGTCGCGATACGCAAATGGACACTCCTGGGAGGGTGGGAAATTCACGCGCCGGGTTCACCGCACATCTACGGTGCGCATCATTTCACATTGATGGGCACCCCGGCGGTCATCGGGAGCAACACCATCGAGGCGGGAGTGAAGTTCGGAGCATGGAATGCGAAGGGTGTGCGGCTGTTCCTGTCGTATCAGAACGGCTGGGACAATTTCGGTGAATACTACAACATCCGTCGGGAGGCGATCGCAGCAGGATTTGCGTTCGACTTCAGCGACTGAACTGGCGACGGAAGGAACTGGAGAATGATGCGGTGTTATCTCAGATGCAGCAGGTACCCCAACGGCCCCTTCCCCTCCGTCAATTTCAATGCCGGTGCCGGGAAGTGATAATTGTTGAACACGCGCTCGACGACCAACACGTGATCGTTGTGCGTTGAGAACCCTTCCAGATTGAGATCGAGGCCGATCACGAATTCCCGGCGCGCATTCCCCCATCCGACGCCGTAGCCAACACCCACCTGCAGCCACTCCGGCCAGCTCTCGCCGACCGCACCCGGAAGGACGTTATGCATATTGGCGGTCAGCCAGACCGTCATCGCATCATAGTCGCTCGTGAAGTTCGCCGGGGTCGTGAAACCCTGTTTCGGCCAGAAGCTCACCTTGAAATTGAAATTGTACAGGTACGGATAGTGGGTCTGCAGCATTCCGTAGCCCACCCCCATGAGCCCGAACAGGAGATCCTGGGGGTCGAACCCGTAGGGGGTGAAGGCATCCCCGAGTTCGATCTCGAGGGCATGGAAGATCGCGATGCCGGCGGGCCACCAGTAGGATGCCTCCGGAGAATACCCGCCCCAGAGCATCACCTCACGCATCCCCTTGAACTCGAGATACGTCCCATACATATGCCCGACCTTGTCGAGTCCGCGGACCGTTCCACCGAACCAATGATCCGAGTAGAACGAGAAGGGGCGCTCGGCATCCTTCCACCAGGTGAAATAGGCATCGGCGATCATGCCTGCGCCGACGATCGCGACGATGCCGGTGGCGGCGCCCTGGCGGAGCGGGGTGATGTTCTCGCGGGAATAGCCGGCGTAGGGAGCAGTCTCCTGCGCAACCGCAGGAGAAGGAAGGAGGGACATGCAGGCAAGAAGGAACATCAACACAAGGGAAACCACCCCGTCCCTCGTCATGCCGCCATGCTTCCTTCCTCCCACGTCCCTCTTCGCTTGCTTCATCGTTGCATGGTCTTCTTGAAGTATTCCACCGTCGCTGTCAGCCCCACCTTCCGGTCCACGCGTGCTTCCCAATGGAGAAGCGTGCGTGCGCGTGTGGTATCGGGTTGCCGTATCTTGGGGTCGTCCTCCGGGAGGTCCTTGTGGATGATCCGGCTTGAGCTGTTGGTCAGCGCGATCACCTCGCGTGCAAGGTCAAGCATGGTGATCTCGGCCTGATTGCCGATATTCACCGGATCCGGGAGATCCGACAGGAGGAGCCGGTGGATCCCTTCAATGAGATCGTCCACGTAGCACACGCTGCGGGTCTGGAGGCCATTGCCGAACACCGTCACATCCTCGCCACGGAGAGCCTGCGAGATGAACGCCGGGATCGCGCGGCCGTCGTTGATGCGCATCCGCGGCCCATAGGTATTGAAGATGCGCACGATCCTGGTCTCGACACCGTGGTATCGGTGGTACGCCATCGTCATCGCTTCGGCGAAGCGTTTCGCTTCATCATAGACGCCGCGCAGGCCGACGGGGTTCACGTTGCCCCAGTACGATTCCGGCTGCGGGTGGATCAGCGGGTCGCCGTAGGTTTCCGATGTGGACGCCAGCAGGAACCGCGCATTCTTCGCCTTGGCAAGGCCCAGCGCCTTATGGGTCCCGAGCGAGCCGACCTTCAATGTCTGGATCGGCAGCTTGAGGTAGTCGATCGGGCTTGCCGGCGAAGCAAAGTGCAGAATGTAATCCACGGGGCCGTCGACGAAGATATACTCCGTGACGTCATGCTTCAGAAATCGGAAATGCTCATTGCCGAGGAGGTGCGCGATATTCCGGACATCTCCGGTGATGAGGTTATCGATCGCCGTCACCTTGCATCCTTCAGCAAGGAGC contains the following coding sequences:
- a CDS encoding response regulator; this encodes MEAYQRNNRILYVDDEGALLSAFNAMLRKEPVEVVTLQDSTKIEQVLTDNGPFAVVFSDQRMPGLDGVGVLEAAARIHPASIRVMITGFADHNDTLRAINVGGITSYISKPWNDDHLKALVRESVHRYNLAGENAYLLEALKVANGSLKEALDGTVAGTVRLLGDMIQTLNPDAGTRAMRVRQLGRAFLEMMPEIPEGERREITIALDLAFLGVAALPPWIQVTLNKQGFNSLERFPAVRAHHLIAAGLVKEIPGFENVARMLRLHGKNFDGSGEPADELVAGEKLPLGARMLHILVELDKKTTDKFRGREILDWMLRQPAMFDTNLINRMLKRPESASPDGTSADLGIEDLKPGMVLLEDVLSSEKQVLMRAGTSMTVMSINILKQWHLKDPLPAMVRVKVQG
- a CDS encoding PAS domain S-box protein → MGYSREEFLQRTMADIDDSVDANRYAQLLADLQSKGGAMVHRHQRRRDGSAFPSEVSVNLVHLDRDYIVAAIRDISKREAAKEALRQSEERFRLVSENIADLLAIIDPSGVCEYASPSHLQDGLPPHTVEGQDYLSLIHPGDVSRVRDAIARVVEGHGHQSIEFRLRTGEGFWRFKDASMTLIVDDAGARLLVLVRDMTERKLQDEQRQELEHQLSERNAVLEKTIAEVRQMQEGLIQSEKMASIGQLTAGIAHEINNPLAFVSSNLNRFGEYFSDVLSVLKAWDGVKAQLQQDPQFQPLLMLIAKTEEQADVEFAATNFPVLMTHTSEGTERIRSIVDRLRGFSHMATESYAEADMNAALDDTINLTWNELKYKATIVKEYGEVPRISCNIGEIKQVLVNLLVNAAQALKDKGTITLRTKEDAGNLVVQVADTGSGIPEEHLKRIFDPFFTTKPVGKGTGLGLWISATIIQKHGGNLTVDSVVGSGTTMTIALPLVRDAGTGEAA
- a CDS encoding response regulator — translated: MTETTVPRNEAAKVTHLAPVVVFVDDEEAILASLRSLFRRAGYSIHTFQRAPDALEFIRGIPADVIISDLRMPVMTGAEFLNHASGINPQAVRIMLSG
- a CDS encoding DUF5009 domain-containing protein; the protein is MAHDVAPTGRLDSLDALRGFDMLWISGGDMLLSALRDITGWSILHAATEQMEHVPWEGFHFYDLIFPMFLFISGVTIPFAVSRRRSRGEGSASLFWRFTRRALLLIALGMMYNGFFNFDWPNTRYASVLARIGLGYYFAALIVTHASPKIQSVIAGAILLGYWAVVALVPVPGIGAGVITPEGSIVGYVDRLLLPGKLWFTIYDPEGILSTIPAVSTALLGALTGHLLMRTDVGQWRKAGMMAGAGIALLLLGHLWGMVFPVIKNIWTSSFVLVTGGWSLILLSVFYAVMDVIGWKKWAFLFVLIGVNPLTLYLTQAGMINYDTTVQYFLGGLLRIIGAPWAPFWFAAALLSLKLGFLYILYRNKVFLRV
- a CDS encoding response regulator: MEPYKRNTRVLYVDDEQALLTVFGLLLRKEGVEIHTLQDPTQIGSMLDEHGPFAIVLSDQRMPGMDGVKVLEAVAHRHPSTVRVMVTGFVDHADTTRAINVAGIASYIAKPWNDALLRILIQESVDRYNLTEEKAHVAHQLASSQESLAALLAQATNGDIHERRDAVELVASLVREKELMLKEIHHRVKNNLQIISSVLNMQAMNITSIAVRAPFVRATGRIRSMAMVHEALYRSDDLGSIDFTRYLENLASEISSIFNMESVSWSVTGERLALGIDLAVPLGMIAHELITNAFMHAFKGSAKGTVTVTLLRGDAGGLTLCIHDDGCGRSSVKPAASGIGLTLVTALVEDVGATLSCIEDAGTHYRLDLPTAMTN
- a CDS encoding DUF2279 domain-containing protein translates to MPIRTAVVLIVLSLVLPDALAVPQPDDDSTGVNGTRLAIVAGTAAAGITAIHLYQQNAWWKEHRTSFHFREDLTYASNVDKIGHLYGASVMTFLFSKSLQWANLSEGSSLVWGATGATVFQTYVEIEDGYSEFWGFDRVDFAADLAGAWYPVLQHYVPELKNVQLRFSYYPKDAGAPSAIAGQTKTIIDDYEGQTFWITVTPHSWFPAADRWWPDFLGIAVGMAVRDNVSDNRYLAWYLAPELDFRFIIPRSTWFLRTLGEALNFLHLPMPAVRIGPGNAVWYGLYF
- a CDS encoding HDOD domain-containing protein codes for the protein MMDALSRSLAQHYVLKPWEDAGLRDLVQHVLEQLSTQRKDRLSEILRTVATLPAPPGFHTKVHEVLTRDGSSVSDIAHVIEKSPPIVAKLLRVANSVYYGSRKPVSSVHDAVFFIGTEYVAGLVAAIEAFEGFACAAQQECIAEIERVWNAAVSRSSIAKHIAEHWQECDVREEVYVASLLQDLGQVALLCYDPARYKEYRASRSDAAGMDGNAEYAFFGSGHDAIGAALLEYWNFPRPIIAGVSLHHKRTGGQVLPQILQLADILQRGNAAFPHDPAVDELVDPWRDRIMNGTGATR
- a CDS encoding DUF2279 domain-containing protein gives rise to the protein MKQAKRDVGGRKHGGMTRDGVVSLVLMFLLACMSLLPSPAVAQETAPYAGYSRENITPLRQGAATGIVAIVGAGMIADAYFTWWKDAERPFSFYSDHWFGGTVRGLDKVGHMYGTYLEFKGMREVMLWGGYSPEASYWWPAGIAIFHALEIELGDAFTPYGFDPQDLLFGLMGVGYGMLQTHYPYLYNFNFKVSFWPKQGFTTPANFTSDYDAMTVWLTANMHNVLPGAVGESWPEWLQVGVGYGVGWGNARREFVIGLDLNLEGFSTHNDHVLVVERVFNNYHFPAPALKLTEGKGPLGYLLHLR